From one Rhodoferax sp. PAMC 29310 genomic stretch:
- a CDS encoding iron ABC transporter permease: MPLCRQQQVAGWLGASLLGLGAVLLLLGASIGSTGFESVLRAWSDPVAMQIVWDIRLPRTLGAWSAGALLGLAGAVAQGLFRNPLADPYLLGSASGASLGVALALVSFGVSPYATQWVVRLGLTGAAFVGAVGAVLLTLMLANGVQHTLRLLLAGVIVGVVLGAMTSLAMLMVPEVMQAMQAFMLGSTGFVGWTACALMGGVWGVCMVVAWLLSHVLDGLSLGESTAASLGLPLAPMRVALVAVLALATGTAVAQTGLIAFVGLAAPHLVRSIAKTTHGRLIFLSSLMGGALLMAADLLARGLLAPQELPVGVLTAVLGGGYLLWLMHCNTRTASGASL; the protein is encoded by the coding sequence ATGCCTTTGTGCCGTCAGCAACAGGTCGCGGGCTGGCTGGGGGCCAGTTTGTTGGGCTTGGGCGCGGTGCTTTTGCTACTGGGTGCCAGCATTGGCAGCACGGGTTTTGAGAGCGTGTTGCGGGCCTGGAGCGATCCGGTGGCTATGCAAATCGTCTGGGACATTCGCTTGCCACGCACCTTGGGCGCCTGGTCGGCCGGGGCCTTGCTAGGTCTGGCCGGGGCGGTGGCGCAAGGCTTGTTTCGCAATCCGCTGGCCGACCCCTATTTGTTGGGCAGCGCCTCCGGTGCCTCTTTGGGCGTGGCCTTGGCGCTGGTATCTTTTGGCGTTTCACCCTATGCCACGCAATGGGTGGTGCGTTTGGGGCTGACCGGGGCCGCTTTTGTGGGTGCGGTGGGCGCGGTGCTGTTGACACTGATGCTGGCCAATGGCGTACAGCACACCCTACGCTTGTTGCTGGCCGGCGTGATTGTGGGTGTGGTGCTGGGCGCCATGACGTCGCTGGCGATGCTGATGGTGCCCGAGGTCATGCAGGCCATGCAGGCCTTCATGCTGGGCAGCACTGGTTTTGTGGGCTGGACGGCCTGCGCCCTCATGGGTGGTGTGTGGGGGGTCTGCATGGTGGTGGCTTGGCTCTTGAGCCATGTGCTGGATGGCCTTTCCTTGGGAGAGTCCACCGCAGCGAGTTTGGGCCTGCCGCTGGCGCCCATGCGGGTGGCACTGGTGGCGGTGCTGGCTTTGGCGACGGGCACGGCGGTGGCGCAAACTGGTTTGATCGCCTTTGTGGGGCTGGCCGCACCGCACTTGGTGCGCTCCATTGCCAAAACCACCCACGGGCGGCTGATTTTCCTGTCCAGCCTGATGGGCGGTGCCTTGTTAATGGCCGCCGATTTGCTGGCCCGTGGCTTGCTGGCCCCGCAAGAACTGCCAGTGGGCGTGCTGACTGCCGTGCTGGGTGGTGGGTATCTGCTGTGGCTGATGCACTGCAACACCCGAACGGCGTCCGGAGCCAGTCTGTAA
- a CDS encoding ABC transporter ATP-binding protein, with amino-acid sequence MNSVAIHAGGISANLGNVEVLHNIDLTLKNGCWTSIVGPNGAGKSTLLKVLAGLLKHRGTVSLLGQPLASLPGRTRAQQLAWLGQNESTGDDLTVMDVALLGRLPHQAWLAPPSATDHAAVEQALRATQAWEWRARTLGQLSGGERQRVLLARALAVQAQVLLMDEPLANLDPPHQADWLAVVQRLVAQGTAVVSVLHEISMALHADEMVIMSKGRVRHQGPCAEAATHRALEDVFDRRIAIHALGAQWIALPQQVAYQGPGACDD; translated from the coding sequence ATGAATTCAGTAGCTATTCACGCAGGTGGAATAAGCGCAAACCTCGGAAATGTTGAGGTATTGCACAACATCGACTTGACCCTGAAGAACGGCTGCTGGACCAGTATCGTCGGTCCCAATGGCGCGGGCAAGTCCACCTTGTTAAAGGTACTGGCCGGTTTGCTCAAGCACCGCGGCACGGTGTCGCTGCTGGGTCAGCCTCTGGCCTCCTTGCCGGGCCGGACGCGTGCCCAGCAACTGGCGTGGCTCGGTCAAAACGAATCCACGGGTGATGATTTGACGGTCATGGATGTGGCCTTGCTCGGGCGTTTGCCGCACCAAGCGTGGCTGGCACCGCCCAGTGCAACTGACCATGCGGCCGTGGAGCAAGCCCTCAGAGCCACTCAGGCTTGGGAGTGGCGCGCCCGAACCCTGGGGCAGCTGTCGGGCGGTGAGCGCCAGCGGGTGCTGCTAGCACGTGCGCTGGCAGTGCAGGCGCAGGTGCTGTTAATGGACGAGCCACTCGCCAATCTTGACCCGCCGCACCAGGCCGATTGGCTGGCAGTGGTACAACGGCTGGTTGCCCAAGGCACGGCGGTAGTTAGCGTACTGCACGAAATATCGATGGCGTTACACGCCGATGAAATGGTGATCATGTCCAAGGGTCGGGTGAGGCACCAAGGGCCTTGCGCCGAGGCGGCGACGCACCGGGCACTGGAGGACGTGTTTGACCGCCGCATTGCCATTCACGCGCTGGGTGCGCAGTGGATCGCTTTGCCACAGCAGGTCGCCTACCAAGGGCCAGGAGCATGTGATGACTGA
- a CDS encoding aminotransferase class I/II-fold pyridoxal phosphate-dependent enzyme, which produces MDVTRPISPPSPAPTREHGGTDALGAALFDFSTNSNSCGPCPAALAAVGQADVSRYPDGSYTELRAQLAAFHDVDPQRVLLAGSASEFIFRITGWVVQRGGRSVNLPRHAYGDYAQAASAWGLRTVGQPNDADLVWCCEPSSPLGGSHTNWPRGFSSPTVLDCAYEPLRLEGEASLTEAQGAQVWQLWTPNKALGLTGVRGAYVIAPQGAYNSVAALERMCPSWPVGAHGVAMLQAWVQPEVQTWLLDSLATLSAWKARQIAQLETLGWTCLPSDANFFCAQPPQAVDVNALREAGIKLRDATSFGLPGHVRLGVLPPDAQDALVAACSAQIELRA; this is translated from the coding sequence ATGGATGTGACGCGACCCATTTCCCCCCCTTCGCCGGCGCCAACGCGCGAGCACGGCGGCACCGACGCCCTAGGCGCGGCGCTGTTTGATTTTTCGACCAATAGCAACAGTTGCGGTCCATGTCCCGCTGCGTTGGCCGCCGTGGGGCAGGCCGACGTGAGCCGCTACCCGGATGGCAGTTACACCGAACTGCGCGCCCAACTGGCGGCCTTTCATGACGTTGACCCGCAGCGGGTGTTGCTGGCCGGCAGCGCCAGCGAGTTCATTTTTCGCATCACGGGCTGGGTGGTTCAGCGCGGCGGGCGCAGCGTGAATCTGCCTCGCCACGCCTACGGCGACTATGCCCAGGCCGCGTCAGCCTGGGGCTTGCGCACGGTAGGCCAACCCAATGATGCCGACCTGGTGTGGTGCTGTGAGCCATCGAGCCCACTGGGGGGCTCGCACACCAATTGGCCACGTGGATTTTCCTCGCCCACGGTGCTGGACTGCGCCTATGAACCGCTTCGGCTGGAAGGCGAGGCGAGCCTGACCGAGGCGCAAGGCGCCCAGGTCTGGCAGTTGTGGACACCCAATAAAGCGTTGGGCTTGACGGGCGTGCGCGGCGCCTATGTCATTGCCCCGCAAGGCGCCTACAACAGCGTCGCAGCGCTGGAGCGGATGTGCCCGTCCTGGCCAGTGGGCGCGCATGGTGTTGCCATGTTGCAGGCCTGGGTACAACCCGAGGTGCAAACCTGGCTGCTCGACAGCCTGGCCACACTCAGTGCCTGGAAGGCCCGCCAGATTGCCCAATTGGAAACACTGGGTTGGACCTGTCTGCCCAGCGATGCCAATTTCTTTTGCGCGCAACCGCCGCAAGCCGTTGATGTGAATGCCTTGCGCGAGGCGGGTATCAAGCTGAGAGACGCCACCTCGTTTGGTCTGCCGGGTCATGTGCGCTTGGGCGTGTTGCCACCCGATGCCCAGGATGCACTGGTGGCGGCCTGTTCGGCGCAAATCGAGTTGCGTGCATGA
- the bioB gene encoding biotin synthase BioB, producing the protein MSTDTVSAPVVSKPVHFHAPYKTVARPKTDQRVWAVAEVQALFDLPFNDLMFQAQTIHRAHFDANMVELATLLSVKTGGCPEDCGYCPQSVHFDTGVEAGKLMGVDEVRAAALEAKAAGATRFCMGAAWRSPKDRDVEAVAELVKAVKATGLESCATLGMLAEGHAETLRDAGLDYYNHNLDSAPDFYGDVITTRDYQDRLDTLARVRNAGVSVCCGGIVGLGESRLQRAGLIAELANLGPYPESVPINHLVKVEGTPLADQPDLDPLEFVRTIAVARITMPMARVRLSAGRQSMSDAVQALCFVAGANSIFYGDKLLTTPNPDGNDDMALLARLGLKTGHPFARP; encoded by the coding sequence ATGAGCACTGACACCGTTTCCGCACCCGTGGTATCCAAGCCCGTCCATTTTCATGCCCCGTACAAGACGGTGGCGCGCCCCAAGACCGACCAGCGGGTCTGGGCCGTGGCTGAGGTGCAGGCCTTGTTTGACTTGCCGTTCAATGACCTGATGTTTCAGGCGCAAACCATTCACCGCGCCCACTTTGACGCCAATATGGTGGAGTTGGCCACACTCTTGTCCGTCAAAACGGGCGGCTGCCCGGAAGATTGCGGCTATTGCCCGCAGTCGGTTCACTTTGATACCGGCGTTGAGGCCGGCAAGCTGATGGGCGTGGATGAAGTGCGGGCCGCTGCTTTGGAGGCGAAAGCTGCTGGCGCCACCCGTTTTTGCATGGGTGCCGCTTGGCGCTCGCCCAAAGACCGCGACGTGGAAGCCGTGGCCGAGCTGGTCAAGGCCGTGAAAGCCACCGGGCTGGAGTCTTGCGCCACCTTGGGCATGCTGGCCGAAGGTCACGCCGAAACCCTGCGTGACGCCGGGCTGGACTACTACAACCACAACCTGGACAGCGCCCCTGATTTTTACGGCGACGTCATCACCACCCGCGACTACCAGGACCGCTTGGACACCCTGGCCCGCGTGCGAAATGCCGGCGTGAGTGTGTGCTGCGGCGGTATTGTGGGGTTGGGCGAGTCCCGCCTGCAACGCGCCGGCTTGATTGCCGAGCTGGCCAATTTGGGCCCATACCCCGAGTCGGTGCCGATCAATCACCTGGTCAAGGTCGAGGGCACGCCCCTGGCTGATCAGCCGGATCTGGACCCGCTGGAGTTTGTGCGCACCATTGCCGTGGCGCGCATCACCATGCCGATGGCACGGGTGCGCTTGTCAGCCGGTCGCCAGAGCATGAGCGACGCGGTGCAGGCCCTGTGTTTTGTGGCAGGCGCCAATTCCATCTTCTACGGTGACAAACTGCTCACAACGCCCAACCCGGACGGCAATGACGACATGGCTTTGCTGGCCCGCCTGGGCTTGAAGACCGGCCACCCGTTCGCCCGTCCTTAG
- a CDS encoding histidine phosphatase family protein yields the protein MKLWLVRHAQPLIDAGVCYGATDVAADAEATLAAAQTLALQLPVSTTMWVSTLQRCEQLAQEVKGLRPDLAYKTDDRLREMDFGHWEAQPWSAIPPEAYDAWTADFGGHRFGGKESVTDFMNRVALAWDEIQGQSQDGVWITHAGVIRAVSLLAQGTRQIADAAQWPAQAPGFGQWTVVDR from the coding sequence ATGAAGCTGTGGCTGGTTCGCCATGCGCAACCGCTGATTGATGCCGGTGTCTGCTACGGCGCCACCGACGTGGCCGCTGATGCAGAGGCCACCTTGGCAGCCGCACAAACCTTGGCCCTTCAATTGCCAGTCTCCACAACCATGTGGGTGTCGACGCTACAAAGATGTGAGCAGCTTGCGCAGGAAGTGAAAGGGCTACGGCCTGATTTGGCTTATAAAACCGACGACCGACTGCGTGAAATGGATTTTGGCCACTGGGAAGCCCAGCCATGGAGCGCCATTCCCCCTGAGGCCTATGACGCGTGGACGGCTGACTTTGGCGGGCACCGTTTTGGCGGCAAGGAGTCGGTGACTGACTTCATGAACCGGGTGGCGCTCGCCTGGGATGAGATTCAAGGCCAGTCGCAAGACGGCGTCTGGATCACCCACGCGGGCGTGATTCGGGCCGTGTCCTTGCTGGCCCAGGGAACTCGGCAAATTGCCGACGCCGCCCAGTGGCCCGCGCAGGCGCCCGGCTTTGGGCAATGGACGGTGGTGGACAGATAG
- a CDS encoding cobyric acid synthase: MSAKCVMVLGTTSGAGKSWLTTALCRYYARQGLKVAPFKAQNMSNNARVVASDNGQGEVGSAQYFQALAAQAVPDVRMNPLLLKPERDTHSQVVLMGRVDEALTAMPWRGRSLKVWPQISAALDELIAENDVVVIEGAGSPAEINLSSSDIVNMRVAVHANAACLLVTDIDRGGAFAHLYGTWALLPESERGLIKGYVLNKFRGDAGLLAPAPQMLQDLTGVPTVATLPMWWQHGLPEEDGVFDDRSTAAGAVTLTVAVIAYPRISNLDEFQPLKNMAGVRLQWVRSPSELAGLSATDWIILPGSKHTSGDLAWLRSQGLDAAVARHAGQGGAVLGVCGGLQMLGEALIDLHGIDGNAPGLGLLPLVTAFDVDKTVQHTETRFEANLASDSTAAQPWAALAGVQVAGYEIHHGQTAQHPAMAKAGDIARPVLPGGLGWLNGAGNVMGVYLHGLFEDANALHALFGARATTLDTVFDGLADFIATHFEPGVLDGLIADACVCAPTPR, encoded by the coding sequence ATGAGTGCGAAATGCGTGATGGTGCTGGGCACCACCAGCGGAGCCGGCAAAAGCTGGCTCACCACCGCGCTGTGCCGCTATTACGCACGGCAAGGCCTCAAGGTGGCGCCCTTCAAGGCGCAGAACATGAGCAACAACGCACGGGTGGTGGCCAGCGACAACGGGCAGGGCGAGGTTGGTTCGGCGCAGTACTTCCAGGCCCTGGCCGCGCAAGCCGTGCCCGATGTGCGCATGAACCCCTTGCTGCTGAAGCCCGAGCGTGACACCCACAGCCAGGTGGTGCTCATGGGCCGGGTGGACGAGGCGCTGACTGCCATGCCCTGGCGCGGTCGCAGCCTCAAGGTGTGGCCGCAGATTTCGGCGGCCCTCGACGAATTGATTGCTGAGAACGACGTGGTGGTGATCGAGGGCGCGGGCTCGCCGGCTGAGATCAACCTGTCCAGCAGCGACATCGTCAACATGCGCGTGGCGGTGCATGCCAACGCGGCCTGTTTGCTGGTGACCGACATCGACCGGGGTGGCGCGTTTGCCCACCTCTACGGCACCTGGGCCTTGCTGCCTGAGAGTGAGCGCGGTTTGATCAAGGGTTATGTGTTAAATAAATTCAGGGGTGACGCTGGCCTGCTGGCGCCCGCGCCGCAAATGCTGCAAGACCTGACTGGCGTGCCCACCGTGGCCACGCTGCCCATGTGGTGGCAGCACGGGCTGCCCGAAGAAGACGGCGTGTTTGACGACCGCAGCACGGCGGCCGGTGCCGTCACGCTCACCGTGGCCGTTATTGCCTACCCGCGCATCAGCAATCTGGACGAGTTTCAGCCGCTCAAAAACATGGCCGGCGTACGCCTGCAATGGGTGCGCAGCCCGTCCGAGCTGGCAGGCCTGTCGGCGACCGACTGGATTATCTTGCCCGGCTCCAAACACACCAGTGGCGACTTGGCCTGGCTGCGGTCACAGGGGCTGGACGCCGCCGTGGCGCGCCATGCGGGGCAGGGCGGCGCCGTGCTGGGTGTGTGCGGCGGGCTGCAAATGCTGGGCGAGGCGCTGATTGACCTGCACGGCATCGACGGCAACGCCCCTGGCCTAGGCTTGCTGCCGCTCGTGACTGCCTTTGATGTGGATAAAACCGTGCAGCACACCGAAACCCGGTTTGAGGCGAACCTGGCCAGTGACAGCACGGCGGCCCAACCCTGGGCGGCGTTGGCAGGCGTCCAAGTGGCCGGGTACGAGATTCACCACGGCCAAACCGCTCAGCACCCGGCCATGGCCAAGGCCGGTGACATTGCCCGCCCAGTGCTGCCCGGCGGCTTGGGCTGGTTGAATGGCGCTGGCAATGTGATGGGTGTGTACCTGCACGGCCTGTTTGAAGACGCCAACGCTTTGCACGCCTTGTTTGGTGCGCGGGCAACCACGCTGGACACTGTGTTTGACGGCCTGGCGGACTTTATTGCCACGCATTTTGAGCCGGGTGTGCTGGATGGGCTGATCGCCGACGCCTGCGTCTGCGCACCTACGCCACGCTGA
- the cbiB gene encoding adenosylcobinamide-phosphate synthase CbiB, with amino-acid sequence MSATWTMTDGWVVVPVWISALALLVALAVDRWAGEPPVRVHPVVWIGHFLGWAGRWVQSHTRPTPSSSPDFKAFWLAALVWCAGAAICLIASLALQQGVMALPVTLGAVPGSLLAALFLGLALKPMLAWAMLRSEVQAVEQALDPAQGGGLAAGRERLSWLVSRDVSALSESQVRESAIESLAENLNDSVVAPLFWFAMLGLPGAALYRFANTADAMWGYPGVYKSHNWAWAGKWAARADDVLSWLPARITALLLAIVGGGINLKKLCIEARRTPSPNSGWPMAAMALNLGVCLHKPAVYALNEAGRAPGRADTVRAIALASKVAQALVLSSGVALIFIATGSSSWM; translated from the coding sequence ATGAGCGCCACGTGGACCATGACTGACGGCTGGGTTGTTGTACCCGTTTGGATCAGTGCATTGGCCCTTCTGGTGGCGCTGGCCGTAGACCGCTGGGCGGGAGAGCCACCGGTCCGGGTTCACCCCGTGGTGTGGATAGGTCACTTTCTGGGGTGGGCCGGACGTTGGGTGCAATCGCACACCCGCCCCACACCATCGTCTTCCCCGGATTTCAAGGCTTTTTGGCTTGCAGCGCTGGTTTGGTGTGCGGGAGCAGCTATTTGTTTGATAGCGTCTTTAGCGCTTCAGCAGGGGGTGATGGCCTTGCCCGTGACACTGGGCGCCGTGCCGGGCAGCTTGTTGGCGGCCTTGTTTCTCGGCCTGGCGCTTAAACCCATGCTGGCCTGGGCCATGTTGCGCTCCGAGGTGCAAGCGGTGGAGCAGGCCTTGGACCCCGCACAGGGTGGGGGATTGGCAGCGGGGCGTGAGCGCTTGAGCTGGCTGGTCAGTCGCGATGTCTCCGCTCTGAGTGAGTCCCAGGTGAGGGAAAGCGCGATTGAGTCGCTGGCAGAAAACCTCAATGACTCGGTGGTGGCCCCCCTGTTCTGGTTTGCCATGCTGGGTTTGCCGGGTGCCGCGCTTTACCGTTTTGCCAATACGGCGGATGCCATGTGGGGCTACCCCGGTGTCTACAAAAGCCATAACTGGGCCTGGGCCGGCAAATGGGCGGCGCGGGCAGACGACGTCTTGAGTTGGTTGCCAGCGCGCATCACCGCCTTGTTGCTGGCCATCGTGGGTGGAGGCATCAATTTAAAAAAACTTTGTATTGAGGCGCGGCGCACGCCGTCGCCCAACAGCGGCTGGCCCATGGCGGCCATGGCGTTGAATTTGGGGGTGTGTTTGCACAAACCTGCTGTTTATGCGTTGAACGAGGCGGGTCGGGCCCCTGGTCGGGCTGACACCGTGCGGGCTATCGCTTTGGCATCAAAAGTGGCTCAGGCCCTTGTTTTATCTTCAGGAGTAGCTCTTATTTTTATAGCAACAGGATCGTCCTCATGGATGTGA
- the cobA gene encoding uroporphyrinogen-III C-methyltransferase, which produces MTESTNAPSTGFVAIVGAGPGPLDLMTLRALDRLRNAEVVVHDRLISSEVLDCIPAGAERVYVGKALGDHAVPQYGIHDLLVRHARLGKRVVRLKGGDPYVFGRGGEEVQALQAAGIAFEVVPGVTAASGCSAAAGIPLTHRDLASSCVFLPGHLADDSTHADWASLARPGQTRVFYMGIQRLALIAEQLISHGLPPSTPAAIVRDGTRSTQEVFACSLSRLVELAPTYGPRPGLLIIGETVQLSPDFQKD; this is translated from the coding sequence ATGACTGAGAGCACGAACGCGCCAAGCACCGGTTTCGTCGCCATTGTGGGTGCCGGCCCAGGCCCGTTGGACCTGATGACCTTGCGCGCGCTGGACCGCCTGCGCAACGCCGAGGTGGTGGTGCATGACCGCCTGATCTCGTCCGAGGTGCTGGACTGCATTCCCGCCGGGGCCGAGCGGGTGTACGTCGGCAAGGCGCTTGGCGACCATGCCGTGCCGCAATACGGCATTCACGACTTGTTGGTGCGCCACGCCCGCCTGGGCAAGCGTGTGGTGCGCCTCAAAGGCGGCGACCCCTATGTGTTTGGCCGGGGTGGCGAAGAGGTGCAAGCGCTACAGGCTGCCGGCATTGCCTTTGAGGTGGTGCCGGGCGTGACGGCGGCCAGCGGCTGCTCGGCAGCGGCAGGTATTCCGCTCACCCACCGGGATTTGGCCAGCAGTTGTGTGTTTTTGCCCGGCCATCTGGCCGACGACAGCACGCACGCTGATTGGGCGTCGCTGGCCCGTCCCGGCCAGACCCGAGTGTTTTACATGGGCATTCAGCGCTTGGCCTTGATTGCCGAGCAACTCATCTCCCACGGTTTGCCCCCCAGCACGCCAGCGGCCATCGTTCGCGATGGAACGCGCAGCACCCAAGAGGTTTTTGCCTGCAGTCTCAGCCGCTTGGTCGAATTGGCGCCCACCTATGGCCCGCGCCCCGGTTTGCTCATCATTGGTGAGACCGTGCAACTTAGCCCTGATTTTCAGAAAGATTGA
- a CDS encoding adenosylcobinamide-GDP ribazoletransferase, which yields MLARAVRHYLLALQFFTRVPVTGRLADWVGFSPAMLRASAGHFPGVGWLVGGLVAALTALLLQLLPGNAFAPLVAAVWGTAFGVLITGAFHEDGLADVFDGLGGSPDRDRALIIMKDSRVGAFGAIAMMLALLAKVSVLALLGSVNATLMCTALFLAHVVSRIWPLFLIRLMPHVGDAAGSKSKPLADQISLASLWTAFFWCFMALALLGYAQAATNFIVINQPAVVLLQALGSALLASGLVFLLMWRWFWRRLGGFTGDCLGTTQQLCELAFYLGLALCL from the coding sequence ATGTTGGCACGCGCCGTTCGCCACTATTTGCTGGCCTTGCAGTTTTTCACCCGGGTGCCGGTCACCGGGCGCTTGGCTGATTGGGTGGGCTTCAGCCCCGCCATGCTGCGCGCCAGCGCCGGGCATTTTCCGGGCGTGGGCTGGCTGGTTGGCGGCCTGGTGGCGGCCCTGACTGCGTTGTTGCTCCAGCTCTTGCCGGGCAACGCCTTTGCCCCGCTGGTTGCCGCCGTGTGGGGCACGGCCTTTGGCGTGCTGATCACCGGGGCGTTTCACGAAGACGGATTGGCCGATGTGTTTGACGGCCTGGGCGGTAGCCCGGACCGGGACCGTGCGCTGATCATCATGAAAGACTCCCGCGTCGGCGCCTTTGGTGCCATCGCCATGATGCTGGCGCTGCTGGCCAAAGTGTCGGTGCTGGCGCTGCTGGGCTCGGTCAACGCCACGCTGATGTGCACCGCCCTGTTTTTGGCCCATGTGGTGTCGCGTATCTGGCCGCTGTTTTTGATTCGGCTCATGCCGCACGTGGGCGACGCGGCGGGCTCCAAGTCCAAGCCGCTGGCGGACCAGATCAGTCTGGCCAGTCTTTGGACGGCATTTTTTTGGTGTTTTATGGCGCTAGCCCTCCTAGGCTATGCGCAAGCAGCTACTAATTTCATAGTGATTAACCAACCGGCTGTGGTTCTGCTGCAGGCACTTGGCAGTGCTCTGCTGGCCTCTGGGCTGGTTTTTTTGCTGATGTGGCGCTGGTTTTGGCGTCGTTTGGGCGGCTTCACCGGCGATTGCCTAGGCACCACCCAGCAATTGTGCGAGTTGGCGTTTTACCTCGGCCTGGCCCTGTGCTTGTAG
- the cobO gene encoding cob(I)yrinic acid a,c-diamide adenosyltransferase codes for MQIETPPSEKPYEKPEGERRGLVIVNTGDGKGKSTAAFGLALRAHGRGKAVKIYQFMKVPSARFGEHRMFEQLGIPIEGLGDGFSWKSQDLEHSAQLARDGWQKAKAAIMSGDYFMVTLDEITYPLIYGWMPLDDVLETLRTRPSHVHVVVTGRRCPPEIIELADTVTEMTKIKHAFNAGIPAQRGIED; via the coding sequence ATGCAAATTGAAACCCCGCCCAGCGAAAAGCCCTATGAAAAACCAGAAGGGGAGCGGCGTGGGCTGGTGATCGTCAACACCGGCGACGGCAAAGGCAAGAGCACGGCGGCGTTTGGTCTGGCGCTGCGCGCCCATGGCCGTGGCAAAGCCGTCAAGATTTATCAGTTCATGAAAGTGCCCAGTGCCCGTTTTGGCGAGCACCGCATGTTCGAGCAGCTCGGTATCCCGATTGAAGGCCTGGGCGACGGTTTCAGCTGGAAGAGCCAGGATTTGGAGCACTCCGCCCAGTTGGCGCGCGATGGCTGGCAAAAAGCCAAAGCGGCGATCATGAGTGGCGACTACTTTATGGTGACGCTGGATGAAATCACCTACCCGCTGATTTACGGCTGGATGCCGCTGGACGATGTGCTGGAAACCCTGCGCACTCGCCCCAGCCATGTGCATGTGGTGGTGACCGGCAGGCGTTGCCCCCCAGAGATCATCGAGCTGGCCGACACCGTGACCGAAATGACCAAGATCAAACACGCTTTCAACGCCGGTATTCCGGCCCAGCGCGGCATTGAAGACTGA
- the cobT gene encoding nicotinate-nucleotide--dimethylbenzimidazole phosphoribosyltransferase: MTFQIPTLVDIRTAAHTQALQHKLDFKTKPLGSLGRLETLALQLGEILGIETPLLECPQMVVFAGDHGLTAQGISAFPSDVSWQMVENFLAGGAAVSVLARQHGLNLTVVDCGVNHDFLAGLPAGTQRPGLLVRKVAGGEKGTADSFTQPAMTRTQCEQALHNGQAIVKGLPGNALLLGEMGIGNTSAASLLLARLAGLDIAVCTGAGTGLDAAAVWRKAAVLGQVLARHADATAPLDALAALGGFEIATMVGAVLQAAQERRVVVVDGFIATSAVLVAHALQPLVLQRCVFAHRSGERGHEFMLQHLGVQALLDLGLRLGEGSGGALAWPLLQSACAILRDMASFESAGVSEKSAEPASAG; this comes from the coding sequence ATGACCTTCCAGATCCCGACGCTTGTTGATATTCGTACCGCTGCCCACACTCAGGCTTTGCAGCACAAACTCGACTTCAAGACCAAGCCACTGGGCTCACTGGGGCGGTTGGAAACGTTGGCGCTTCAGCTGGGCGAGATTTTGGGCATAGAGACACCGCTGCTGGAGTGCCCCCAGATGGTGGTGTTTGCCGGCGACCATGGGTTGACCGCGCAGGGCATCTCCGCTTTCCCCAGCGATGTCAGCTGGCAGATGGTCGAAAACTTTCTGGCGGGAGGCGCGGCGGTGAGCGTGCTGGCGCGGCAACACGGTTTGAATCTGACCGTGGTGGACTGCGGCGTCAACCATGACTTTTTGGCGGGCCTGCCTGCCGGCACCCAGCGCCCCGGCTTGCTGGTGCGCAAGGTGGCGGGGGGCGAGAAAGGCACAGCCGACTCATTCACTCAGCCCGCGATGACGCGCACCCAGTGCGAGCAGGCGCTGCACAACGGGCAGGCCATCGTCAAAGGTCTGCCGGGCAACGCCTTGCTGTTGGGCGAGATGGGCATTGGCAACACCTCAGCCGCCTCGCTGTTGCTGGCCCGGTTGGCGGGCCTGGACATTGCGGTGTGCACGGGGGCTGGCACAGGTCTGGACGCTGCCGCCGTGTGGCGTAAGGCCGCCGTGTTGGGCCAGGTGCTGGCGCGTCACGCGGATGCCACTGCGCCGCTGGATGCCCTGGCGGCCTTGGGCGGGTTTGAGATTGCCACCATGGTGGGCGCCGTGCTGCAAGCCGCGCAGGAGCGCCGGGTGGTGGTGGTCGACGGCTTTATCGCCACGTCTGCTGTGCTGGTAGCGCATGCGCTGCAGCCGCTGGTCTTGCAGCGCTGCGTGTTTGCCCACCGCTCGGGTGAGCGCGGCCATGAGTTCATGCTGCAGCACCTGGGTGTCCAGGCCTTGCTTGATTTGGGGCTGCGCCTGGGTGAGGGTTCGGGCGGCGCGTTGGCTTGGCCGCTGCTGCAGTCGGCCTGCGCCATTCTTCGCGACATGGCCAGTTTTGAGTCGGCCGGGGTTTCCGAGAAGTCGGCTGAGCCCGCCAGCGCCGGCTGA